A DNA window from Aureibaculum sp. 2308TA14-22 contains the following coding sequences:
- a CDS encoding ArnT family glycosyltransferase — MKNTFNFNIFLAIAAIALLINIGSYGVIESSDARYAEIGRAMYVSGDYVHPNLLDVHHYHKPPLTYQITALGYQIFGINPFGARFFLQLAVLLQLVLVYRLTILLFDNKKTALWAAMIYFSFPLVLISSRNLTTDAFLATFALLSIFSWVKYRKTGFLKWLYFFTISLGLGFLTKGPVIFIVPIIFILFYNRTESPKRNFSIHHILAWVMFLVIASSWFIHLGIQNPTFVDYFLGKQTADRFSKNAFGRTEPFWYFLAFAPLVGLPWFLALLYLIKEQKNRFKFKTLHFTMLMAVVIPLIFFSISSSKRILYILPLYSVLAILTAHLFSKIEIEKVKIVNAIVLGFSGLILIAFVVAPFVEFGLDFPYYLAIASLTVAVLTIIIYKSKSIETKSKPVFTSLLIALLLLISSSVIFSKNELNVNGAKPITEFIKQENLNDRDILVYNTRKPSIAFGLNKSIISLYNGDESLNRETQFEEDFDWKNYLINMEDESEINYLKQVIEKPTVLLLYKKQLPIELNWLKRKYNSKKTMEKWTIYY; from the coding sequence ATGAAGAATACTTTCAATTTCAATATCTTTTTAGCTATTGCTGCTATTGCACTGTTAATTAACATAGGATCTTATGGCGTTATTGAGAGTAGCGATGCTAGGTATGCGGAAATTGGTAGGGCAATGTATGTTTCTGGCGATTATGTGCATCCTAATCTGTTGGATGTACACCATTATCATAAACCTCCGCTAACCTATCAAATTACGGCATTAGGCTATCAAATATTTGGTATAAACCCTTTTGGAGCTCGCTTTTTTTTACAATTGGCTGTTTTATTACAGCTAGTTTTGGTTTACAGATTAACAATATTATTATTTGACAATAAAAAGACTGCTCTATGGGCAGCCATGATATATTTTAGTTTTCCATTGGTTTTAATTTCATCACGGAATTTAACTACCGATGCCTTTTTGGCAACTTTTGCCTTATTAAGTATCTTCAGCTGGGTCAAATATCGTAAAACAGGGTTTCTAAAATGGCTCTATTTTTTTACCATAAGTTTGGGGCTTGGTTTTTTAACAAAAGGTCCGGTAATTTTTATTGTACCCATAATTTTTATCCTGTTTTATAACCGTACAGAATCCCCAAAAAGAAATTTTTCTATCCATCATATTTTGGCTTGGGTAATGTTTTTAGTCATTGCCTCATCATGGTTTATCCATTTAGGAATTCAGAATCCTACTTTTGTCGATTATTTTTTAGGGAAACAAACCGCAGACCGATTCTCTAAAAATGCGTTTGGGAGGACTGAGCCTTTTTGGTATTTTTTAGCATTTGCACCCTTAGTAGGTTTACCCTGGTTTTTGGCATTACTCTATTTAATAAAAGAGCAAAAAAATAGGTTCAAGTTTAAAACATTGCATTTTACCATGCTAATGGCGGTGGTTATCCCATTAATTTTCTTTTCTATTTCTTCATCAAAGCGTATTCTTTATATTTTACCTTTATATAGTGTTTTGGCAATATTAACTGCTCATTTATTTTCTAAAATTGAAATTGAAAAAGTAAAAATAGTCAATGCTATTGTACTCGGTTTTTCAGGATTGATACTGATTGCTTTTGTAGTTGCCCCTTTTGTAGAGTTTGGGCTTGACTTCCCTTATTATTTGGCTATTGCAAGTCTAACAGTGGCGGTACTAACAATTATAATTTACAAATCAAAATCAATTGAAACAAAGTCTAAACCTGTATTTACATCCTTATTAATTGCTTTATTATTACTGATCAGTAGCTCTGTGATTTTTTCAAAAAATGAATTGAATGTTAATGGAGCGAAGCCTATTACCGAGTTTATAAAACAAGAAAACTTAAACGACAGGGATATTTTGGTTTACAACACCAGAAAACCATCTATCGCTTTTGGGCTTAACAAATCCATAATTTCACTTTACAATGGCGACGAATCCTTAAACCGGGAAACCCAATTTGAAGAAGATTTTGATTGGAAAAATTATCTAATTAACATGGAAGATGAATCTGAAATAAACTATTTAAAGCAGGTTATTGAAAAACCGACGGTTTTACTTCTTTATAAAAAGCAATTGCCAATAGAATTAAATTGGCTAAAAAGAAAATATAACTCCAAAAAAACAATGGAAAAGTGGACAATTTATTACTAA
- a CDS encoding lipid-A-disaccharide synthase N-terminal domain-containing protein, protein MSEWLSYKYFVYVIGFSAQILFSARLLLQWIQSERVKKVLTPELFWQLSLIASFLLFIYGWLRDDFAIMLGQSLTYFIYIRNMQLQGSWKKLPKILRGFLLAFPFLIAVYSFNNNQIDVERLFRNEDIPLKLLIWGSIGQIIFTLRFVYQWIYSERKKESSLPFGFWMLSLIGSLMILSYAVIRKDPVLFIGQLFGFIIYSRNIYILLKHQK, encoded by the coding sequence ATGAGTGAGTGGCTTTCATACAAATACTTTGTTTATGTCATTGGTTTTTCGGCTCAAATCTTGTTTTCCGCAAGATTGTTATTACAATGGATTCAATCCGAAAGGGTAAAAAAAGTATTAACCCCTGAGTTATTTTGGCAATTGAGCCTAATTGCTTCTTTTTTATTGTTTATTTATGGTTGGTTACGTGATGATTTTGCCATTATGCTTGGACAATCTTTGACTTATTTTATTTACATCCGGAATATGCAATTGCAAGGTTCTTGGAAAAAATTGCCAAAAATTTTACGAGGTTTTTTATTGGCTTTTCCTTTTTTAATTGCTGTTTATTCTTTTAACAATAATCAAATAGATGTAGAACGTTTATTCCGCAATGAAGATATTCCTCTTAAATTGTTAATTTGGGGTAGCATTGGACAAATTATTTTTACCTTAAGGTTTGTATATCAATGGATTTATTCCGAACGCAAAAAGGAATCCTCTCTACCCTTTGGGTTTTGGATGCTCAGCCTTATCGGTTCCTTAATGATTTTAAGCTATGCAGTAATTAGAAAGGATCCTGTTTTATTCATCGGACAATTATTTGGTTTTATAATCTATAGTAGAAATATATACATACTTCTAAAGCACCAAAAATGA
- a CDS encoding tetratricopeptide repeat protein, translating to MHSFQNDDEIPLSKFESMLKTNSVYFFDSTEFEEIIIHYMNVGKMSLAKKALDLGLRQHPASIALKLACVEVFLYEDKLNKAEQLLNELEELEPQNDQVFLHKATLLSKKDKHKEAIIALNQALLCTEDEADIYSMIGMEYLYLEDFDTARLNFAKCLDVEFDDYSSLYNVIYCFDMQDKHKEAIDYLIDYIEKDPYSEIAWHQLGRQYYMVENFLEALNAFDYSILIDEYFIGAYLEKAKTLEELKRYEEAIANYQLTINLEDGTSFAYLRIAHCYEQMGKTKQALKYYNITVKEDPLLDKGWLALTNLYIKTENYQKALYFINKALLIDENNSIYWMRYAEINLKLNFFEEATKGFQKCLDLEDYALDIFIALTDVLHFIGEFEDAIKVLLKAQKLYDDFAEIEYRLAGLYMLTQQEKLGLKLLEKALKLDYDYHHVIKDVYPSVFELEAVKILIATS from the coding sequence ATGCACTCTTTTCAAAATGATGATGAAATTCCATTATCAAAATTTGAATCCATGTTAAAAACCAATAGTGTATATTTTTTCGATTCAACCGAATTTGAAGAAATTATTATACATTATATGAATGTAGGTAAAATGTCTTTAGCTAAAAAAGCCTTAGACTTGGGCTTGAGACAACACCCTGCTTCTATAGCTTTAAAATTGGCTTGTGTTGAAGTGTTTTTGTACGAAGATAAATTGAACAAAGCGGAACAATTGTTAAATGAGCTGGAAGAGCTGGAACCGCAAAACGATCAGGTATTTCTTCATAAAGCTACATTGTTATCAAAAAAAGACAAGCATAAAGAAGCAATTATTGCTTTAAATCAAGCACTTTTATGTACCGAAGACGAAGCAGATATTTATTCAATGATAGGTATGGAGTATTTGTATTTAGAGGATTTTGACACTGCCAGATTGAATTTTGCAAAATGTTTAGATGTTGAATTTGATGATTATTCTTCATTATACAATGTAATTTATTGCTTTGATATGCAAGATAAGCATAAAGAAGCTATCGACTATTTAATCGATTATATTGAAAAAGATCCCTATAGTGAAATTGCTTGGCATCAATTGGGTCGGCAATATTATATGGTCGAGAATTTTTTAGAAGCCTTGAACGCTTTTGACTATTCTATTTTAATTGATGAGTATTTTATTGGTGCATATCTCGAAAAAGCCAAAACCTTAGAAGAACTTAAACGTTACGAGGAAGCAATAGCTAACTATCAACTAACTATTAATTTAGAAGATGGTACTTCATTCGCCTACCTTAGAATTGCCCATTGTTATGAGCAAATGGGCAAAACAAAACAAGCTTTAAAATATTATAATATTACGGTAAAAGAAGATCCGTTATTAGATAAAGGTTGGTTGGCCCTTACCAATTTATATATTAAAACCGAAAATTATCAAAAGGCGTTATATTTTATAAACAAAGCATTGTTGATTGACGAAAACAATTCCATTTACTGGATGCGTTATGCAGAAATCAACCTAAAGTTGAATTTCTTTGAAGAAGCAACCAAAGGCTTTCAGAAATGTTTGGATTTGGAAGATTATGCCCTGGATATTTTTATTGCTTTGACCGATGTTTTGCACTTTATAGGCGAGTTTGAAGATGCTATAAAGGTATTGTTAAAGGCTCAAAAGCTATACGATGACTTTGCTGAAATTGAGTATAGACTGGCAGGATTATATATGCTTACACAACAAGAAAAATTAGGGTTGAAATTACTAGAAAAAGCATTAAAATTAGATTACGATTATCACCATGTAATCAAAGATGTTTACCCTTCTGTTTTTGAACTTGAAGCAGTAAAAATTTTAATTGCAACTTCTTAG
- a CDS encoding glycosyltransferase family 2 protein, translating to MNYRMTIIIPVFNEIDNLDRIHSTFTDYFSKSKTKSKVLFVDDGSTDGSFNKIVEICNTNSDFEYLKFKENCGLSAAIKAGIDHIDTELIGYIDADLQTTPYDFDMLLADIDNYQAVIGFRGKRKDTLNKKIQSLIANSIRRGLINDGIIDTGCPLKVIHTDVAKKIPFFKGMHRFIPALILLQNGKIKQLKVQHFERIAGQSKFNIFNRSLKALRDTFGYRWMRRRYINYTIEKSKIGS from the coding sequence ATGAATTATAGAATGACCATTATCATTCCCGTTTTTAATGAAATTGACAATTTAGATAGAATTCACAGCACGTTTACAGACTATTTTTCAAAGAGCAAAACCAAAAGCAAAGTGCTTTTTGTAGATGATGGATCAACTGATGGCAGTTTTAATAAAATTGTTGAAATCTGTAATACTAATTCTGATTTCGAATACTTAAAGTTTAAAGAAAATTGCGGATTAAGTGCTGCCATTAAAGCTGGAATTGACCATATTGACACTGAATTAATTGGGTATATTGACGCCGATTTACAGACCACACCGTATGACTTTGACATGCTATTGGCAGATATTGACAATTACCAAGCGGTAATTGGCTTTAGAGGTAAAAGAAAGGATACGTTGAACAAAAAAATACAATCACTAATTGCAAACAGTATAAGACGTGGATTGATAAACGATGGTATTATTGACACAGGTTGCCCTCTAAAGGTAATTCATACCGATGTAGCCAAAAAAATTCCATTTTTTAAAGGAATGCACCGCTTTATTCCTGCATTGATTTTATTACAAAACGGAAAAATAAAACAACTAAAAGTACAGCATTTTGAACGTATTGCAGGGCAATCTAAATTCAATATTTTTAATAGATCATTAAAAGCTTTACGCGATACTTTTGGGTATAGATGGATGCGTAGACGCTACATCAACTACACCATAGAAAAGTCAAAAATTGGCTCATGA